Proteins encoded by one window of Streptomyces uncialis:
- a CDS encoding DUF4153 domain-containing protein, with amino-acid sequence MPRRASARTTSPQEQSPVGHSLPSRPGRNRPQVAPLDQRIAALRGDPPAAIRAATLWAVLATGVLSTLLLGDGIGLNLLIVALPASLAAYYAAEQAGRRARPWTLLWGVGGVALLVVPVFRDAAWPSFLAVATAFGLGALALHGSRTWAGIALSAVGLVEAVPRGLVWGWRGLRARTGDTSSLVGPALRVFGVTAGLLLVFGALFSAADAAFADLLGSLVPDMSPSDGPMHLLLLAAGLAGALGAAYTAAAPVKWDKVSSAPWRARGRVEWALPLLVLNALFASFNAVQLAVLFGGYDAVLDKTGLSYARYARQGFWHLLLATLLVLVVIVVALRWAPRGGPRDSALVRGVLGTLCVLTLVVVASAVRRMDMYVEAYGLTRLRISVVTVELWLGVVILLIMAAGVWGARWLPRAVAASAAFGVLAFGLVSPDALIAERNAERYEETGRLDLQYVRELSADAVPALDSLPEPLRSCALQVIDEDLRYEDDPWHATSLGVVRARAVLKNRPVKATWEQCQEAAHATAYR; translated from the coding sequence GTGCCCCGTCGTGCGTCGGCCAGGACCACGTCCCCCCAGGAGCAGTCGCCGGTCGGGCACTCCCTCCCTTCGCGGCCCGGTCGGAACCGTCCGCAGGTAGCGCCCCTCGATCAGAGGATCGCCGCACTGCGTGGCGACCCACCCGCCGCGATCCGCGCGGCCACCTTGTGGGCCGTCCTCGCCACCGGTGTCCTGAGCACGCTTCTGCTGGGTGACGGCATCGGCCTCAACCTCCTGATCGTCGCGCTACCGGCGTCGCTCGCCGCCTACTACGCCGCCGAGCAGGCGGGAAGGCGGGCGCGCCCCTGGACCTTGCTATGGGGCGTCGGCGGGGTCGCCCTGCTCGTGGTACCCGTGTTCCGTGACGCGGCATGGCCCTCCTTCCTCGCAGTCGCCACGGCGTTCGGACTCGGGGCACTCGCCCTGCACGGTTCGCGCACCTGGGCGGGAATCGCGTTGAGCGCCGTTGGCCTTGTCGAGGCCGTACCCCGTGGACTCGTCTGGGGCTGGCGCGGGCTGCGTGCCCGAACGGGCGACACCTCCAGCCTGGTCGGTCCCGCGCTACGTGTCTTTGGAGTCACGGCCGGATTGCTGCTCGTCTTCGGGGCGCTGTTCAGCGCGGCCGACGCGGCTTTCGCCGACCTGCTGGGCAGCCTGGTGCCCGACATGTCCCCGTCCGACGGACCGATGCACCTCCTTCTGCTTGCCGCAGGGCTGGCGGGCGCTCTGGGGGCTGCCTACACGGCCGCCGCTCCGGTGAAGTGGGACAAGGTCTCGTCGGCTCCTTGGCGCGCTCGTGGCCGGGTGGAGTGGGCCTTGCCCCTGCTGGTGCTCAACGCGCTCTTCGCCTCGTTCAACGCCGTCCAACTCGCCGTGCTCTTCGGTGGCTACGACGCGGTTCTGGACAAGACCGGCCTCTCGTATGCCCGATACGCCCGCCAAGGCTTCTGGCATCTTCTTCTCGCCACCCTCCTCGTGCTGGTCGTGATCGTTGTCGCCCTGCGCTGGGCGCCGCGCGGTGGACCGCGTGATAGCGCACTCGTCCGGGGAGTGCTCGGAACCCTCTGCGTTCTCACGCTTGTCGTGGTCGCGTCCGCGGTGCGGCGGATGGACATGTACGTCGAGGCATATGGTCTGACCCGGCTGCGGATCTCGGTCGTGACGGTCGAGCTGTGGCTGGGTGTCGTGATCCTGCTGATCATGGCGGCCGGTGTGTGGGGCGCGCGGTGGCTTCCGAGGGCCGTCGCCGCCAGTGCCGCCTTCGGAGTACTGGCCTTCGGATTGGTGTCCCCGGACGCCCTGATCGCCGAGCGCAACGCCGAACGCTATGAGGAGACGGGCAGACTCGACCTCCAGTACGTCAGGGAGCTCTCCGCCGATGCCGTCCCTGCCCTCGACTCATTGCCCGAGCCGCTTCGCTCCTGTGCGCTTCAGGTGATCGACGAGGATCTGCGGTACGAAGACGATCCCTGGCACGCCACCAGCCTTGGTGTGGTCCGGGCGCGCGCCGTTCTCAAAAACCGCCCGGTGAAGGCGACATGGGAACAGTGCCAGGAGGCGGCACACGCGACGGCGTATCGGTGA
- a CDS encoding ADP-ribosylglycohydrolase family protein: protein MTAATEPEQRLGRALASLRGLSVGDALGSQFFVPANHPLLKRRELPAGDWQWTDDTEMACSVVTVLAAHQRADQDALALSFAERHDFDRGYGPAVNRLLRLVREGGDWRELAAALFEGQGSWGNGAAMRIAPLGAWYADDPEQATHQAEISAYPTHQHREAVVGAMAVAAAAALAAAPSGPPTAEELLDGVIALMPRSAVEAGLRRARDMLDYGDPGTVAAVLGCGRRTSAHDTVPFALWSAAQGLRDFEATFWQTAQVGGDVDTTCAIAGGVVAAAAPGAPPAAWLERTEPLPGWVPLRLPGSDDVPSA, encoded by the coding sequence ATGACCGCTGCCACCGAACCCGAACAGCGCCTGGGGCGAGCCCTCGCCAGTCTGCGCGGCCTCTCCGTGGGGGACGCGCTCGGCTCCCAGTTCTTCGTCCCCGCGAACCATCCCCTCCTGAAGCGTCGTGAACTGCCCGCAGGTGACTGGCAGTGGACCGACGACACCGAGATGGCCTGCTCCGTCGTCACCGTGCTCGCCGCTCACCAGCGCGCCGACCAGGACGCGCTGGCGCTGTCCTTCGCCGAGCGCCATGACTTCGACCGTGGCTACGGCCCCGCCGTGAACAGGCTGCTGAGGCTCGTCCGCGAAGGTGGCGACTGGCGTGAACTGGCCGCCGCCCTCTTCGAGGGTCAGGGCTCCTGGGGCAACGGCGCCGCCATGCGGATCGCGCCTCTCGGCGCGTGGTACGCCGACGATCCCGAACAGGCGACGCACCAGGCCGAGATCTCCGCCTACCCCACCCATCAGCACCGCGAGGCCGTCGTCGGCGCGATGGCGGTCGCCGCAGCGGCCGCCCTCGCCGCGGCTCCCTCGGGGCCGCCCACCGCCGAGGAACTGCTCGACGGTGTCATCGCCCTGATGCCGCGCAGCGCCGTGGAAGCGGGACTGAGGCGAGCCCGGGACATGCTCGACTACGGCGACCCGGGCACCGTCGCCGCTGTCCTGGGGTGCGGCCGACGGACCAGCGCCCATGACACCGTCCCGTTCGCCCTGTGGTCGGCCGCCCAGGGCCTCCGCGACTTCGAGGCCACGTTCTGGCAGACCGCACAGGTCGGCGGGGACGTGGACACCACCTGCGCTATCGCTGGGGGAGTGGTGGCGGCCGCGGCGCCCGGCGCCCCGCCCGCCGCGTGGCTGGAACGCACCGAACCACTGCCCGGCTGGGTACCTCTTCGGCTGCCCGGCTCGGACGACGTCCCGAGCGCGTAA
- a CDS encoding histidine phosphatase family protein produces MVRPRRIVLVRHGESEGNSDDTVYEREPDHALALTHTGRRQAEETGKQLRDLFGPERVSVYVSPYRRTHQTLRAFDLAPGSMRVREEPRLREQDWGNWQDREDVRLQKTYRDAYGHFFYRFAQGESGADVYDRVGAFLESLFRSFEEPDHPPNVLLVTHGLTMRLFCMRWFHWSVAEFESLSNPGNGEVRVLELGADGRYTLNRPFERWREPEPYGITG; encoded by the coding sequence ATGGTACGACCACGCCGCATCGTTCTTGTCCGGCACGGGGAGTCGGAGGGCAACTCCGACGACACCGTCTACGAGCGTGAGCCCGACCACGCACTGGCCCTGACCCACACCGGGCGACGGCAGGCGGAGGAGACGGGCAAGCAGCTCCGGGACCTGTTCGGTCCCGAGCGTGTCAGTGTGTACGTGTCCCCCTACCGACGCACCCATCAGACACTGCGCGCCTTCGATCTCGCCCCCGGGTCGATGCGGGTCCGAGAGGAACCGCGACTGCGCGAGCAGGACTGGGGCAACTGGCAGGACCGCGAGGACGTACGCCTCCAGAAGACCTACCGCGATGCCTACGGCCACTTCTTCTACCGCTTCGCCCAAGGCGAGTCCGGGGCCGATGTGTACGACCGGGTGGGCGCCTTCCTGGAGAGCCTGTTCCGCAGCTTCGAGGAACCGGACCATCCGCCCAACGTCCTGCTGGTCACCCATGGACTGACCATGCGGCTGTTCTGCATGCGCTGGTTCCACTGGAGCGTCGCCGAGTTCGAATCGCTGTCCAATCCCGGCAACGGCGAGGTCCGGGTCCTGGAACTCGGAGCCGACGGCCGGTACACGCTGAACCGCCCATTCGAACGCTGGCGAGAGCCGGAACCGTACGGAATCACCGGATAG
- a CDS encoding YdbC family protein: protein MLVKWIRCTVVDRRGFERGQRKWAGLLGEPGFRGQGGGWSRTRQGVAHVFSFWESRAFYDSFMARSHDRLAASQAGTFTNAQVKLFDHRFDVKTGFEPRFTECDLLRVAHCRVHAERAEHFALMQEKVWNPAMAGSPGMVRGLFGEAPGSEFLILSMWQSDAEHGKYRAERVERLSLRAQTEADVAALSGDIVDMEKGWTV from the coding sequence GTGCTGGTCAAGTGGATTCGCTGCACCGTCGTCGACCGTCGTGGTTTCGAACGAGGGCAGCGGAAATGGGCGGGGCTTCTCGGTGAGCCGGGGTTCCGGGGGCAGGGCGGCGGCTGGAGCCGGACCCGGCAGGGTGTCGCCCATGTCTTCTCGTTCTGGGAGAGCCGTGCCTTCTACGACTCGTTCATGGCGCGCTCCCATGACCGGCTGGCCGCCTCTCAGGCCGGGACGTTCACGAACGCGCAGGTCAAGCTGTTCGACCACCGCTTCGATGTGAAGACCGGATTCGAACCCCGCTTCACGGAATGCGATCTGCTGCGGGTGGCCCATTGCCGGGTGCACGCCGAACGGGCCGAGCATTTCGCGCTGATGCAGGAGAAGGTCTGGAACCCCGCCATGGCTGGTTCGCCGGGCATGGTGCGCGGTCTGTTCGGTGAGGCGCCGGGCAGCGAGTTCCTGATCCTGTCCATGTGGCAGTCCGACGCCGAGCACGGCAAGTACCGTGCCGAGCGGGTGGAACGACTTTCCCTGCGCGCGCAGACGGAGGCTGATGTGGCCGCGCTGAGCGGGGACATCGTGGACATGGAGAAGGGATGGACCGTCTGA
- a CDS encoding TerD family protein — protein MSGGLNKGLAKVEVGVRWDPSPAGTSAHDLDIIAAAYAKDAPYGSPEYLVYFGSRSPDGTITLNRDSRTGQGFGYDEVMILELDRLAPRFERVVVGVAIQQPAQELTFGDIVNASVRIRTGPTDIAQHDFVEVRERNATTVAEFTRDSSGAWQYRRIVQGFDADPASFAEQMGRVMNP, from the coding sequence GTGAGCGGCGGACTCAACAAGGGGCTCGCGAAAGTGGAAGTGGGCGTCCGGTGGGACCCGAGTCCCGCGGGTACGTCCGCGCACGATCTCGACATCATCGCGGCGGCGTACGCCAAGGACGCGCCCTACGGCTCCCCCGAGTACCTGGTGTACTTCGGCAGCCGTTCGCCGGACGGCACGATCACCTTGAACCGTGACAGCCGTACCGGCCAGGGCTTCGGGTACGACGAGGTCATGATCCTCGAACTGGACCGGCTCGCCCCGAGGTTCGAGCGCGTGGTCGTGGGGGTCGCCATCCAGCAGCCCGCCCAGGAGCTGACCTTCGGCGACATCGTGAACGCCTCGGTCCGTATCCGTACCGGCCCGACGGACATCGCTCAGCACGACTTCGTCGAGGTCCGGGAGCGGAACGCGACGACGGTGGCCGAGTTCACCCGGGACTCCTCGGGCGCCTGGCAGTACCGCCGGATCGTCCAGGGGTTCGACGCCGATCCGGCGTCGTTCGCGGAGCAGATGGGCCGAGTGATGAATCCCTGA
- a CDS encoding vitamin B12-dependent ribonucleotide reductase, giving the protein MTETASGPARGSRAKGAKATKGLRMERIHTSPGVHPYDEVAWERRDVVMTNWRDGSVNFEQRGVEFPDFWSVNAVNIVTSKYFRGAVGTPQRETGLRQLIDRIVKTYRKAGEDYKYFASPADAEIFEHELAYALLHQVFSFNSPVWFNVGTPQPQQVSACFILAVDDSMESILDWYKEEGMIFKGGSGAGLNLSRIRSSKELLSSGGNASGPVSFMRGADASAGTIKSGGATRRAAKMVILDVDHPDIENFIETKVKEEEKIRALRDAGFDMDLGGDDITSVQYQNANNSVRVNDEFMRAVENGDKFGLRARMTGDVIEEVDAKSLFRKMAEAAWACADPGIQYDDTINQWHTCPESGRINGSNPCSEYMHLDNTSCNLASLNLMKFLKDDGQGNQSFEAERFAKVVELVITAMDISICFADFPTQKIGENTRAFRQLGIGYANLGALLMATGHAYDSDGGRALAGAITSLMTSTSYRRSAELAAVVGPYDGYARNAEPHQRVMRQHADANTKAIRVDDLDSTIWAAATEAWQDVIRLGEKNGFRNSQASVIAPTGTIGLAMSCDTTGLEPDLALVKFKKLVGGGSMQIVNGTVPQALRRLGYHEEQIEAIVAHIADHGVVVDAPGLKQEHYEVFDCAMGERSISAMGHVRMMAAIQPWISGALSKTVNMPESATVEEVEEIYFEAWKLGVKALAIYRDNCKVGQPLSAKKKETAKAEITEKTEGTIRAAVEKVVEYRPVRKRLPKGRPGITTSFTVGGAEGYMTANSYPDDGLGEVFLKMSKQGSTLAGMMDAFSIAVSVGLQYGVPLETYVSKFTNMRFEPAGMTDDPDVRMAQSIVDYIFRRLALDFLPFETRSALGIHSAEERQRHLETGSYEPTEDEVDVEGLAQSAPRQTEPLKAVVTPKAESPAVQPAPQQAHTSAELVEMQLGIQADAPLCFSCGTKMQRAGSCYICEGCGSTSGCS; this is encoded by the coding sequence ATGACAGAGACGGCGAGCGGCCCGGCGCGGGGTTCCCGTGCCAAGGGGGCGAAGGCCACCAAGGGGCTGCGTATGGAGCGCATCCACACCAGCCCGGGTGTGCACCCGTACGACGAGGTGGCCTGGGAACGCCGTGATGTCGTGATGACCAACTGGCGCGACGGCTCGGTCAACTTCGAGCAGCGCGGCGTCGAGTTCCCCGACTTTTGGTCGGTGAACGCGGTCAACATCGTCACCAGCAAGTACTTCCGCGGTGCCGTGGGCACTCCGCAGCGTGAGACCGGTCTGCGGCAGCTCATCGACCGCATCGTGAAGACGTACCGGAAGGCCGGTGAGGACTACAAGTACTTCGCCTCTCCCGCCGACGCGGAGATTTTCGAGCACGAACTGGCTTACGCCCTGCTGCACCAGGTGTTCAGCTTCAACTCTCCGGTGTGGTTCAACGTCGGTACCCCTCAGCCGCAGCAGGTGTCCGCCTGCTTCATCCTGGCCGTCGACGACTCCATGGAGTCGATCCTCGACTGGTACAAGGAAGAGGGAATGATCTTCAAGGGGGGCTCCGGGGCGGGTCTGAACCTGTCGCGCATCCGTTCCTCCAAGGAACTGCTCTCCTCCGGCGGCAACGCCTCCGGCCCGGTCTCGTTCATGCGGGGTGCCGACGCCTCCGCGGGAACGATCAAGTCGGGTGGCGCCACCCGTCGCGCGGCCAAGATGGTGATCCTCGATGTCGACCACCCCGACATCGAGAACTTCATCGAGACCAAGGTCAAGGAGGAGGAGAAGATCCGCGCCCTGCGTGACGCGGGCTTCGACATGGACCTGGGTGGCGACGACATCACCTCCGTCCAGTACCAGAACGCCAACAACTCCGTCCGGGTGAACGACGAGTTCATGCGGGCCGTCGAGAACGGCGACAAGTTCGGCCTCCGCGCGCGGATGACCGGCGATGTCATCGAGGAGGTCGACGCCAAGTCCCTCTTCCGCAAGATGGCCGAGGCCGCGTGGGCCTGCGCCGACCCGGGCATCCAGTACGACGACACGATCAACCAGTGGCACACCTGCCCCGAGTCCGGTCGTATCAACGGCTCGAACCCGTGCAGCGAGTACATGCACCTGGACAACACGTCGTGCAACCTCGCCTCGCTGAACCTCATGAAGTTCCTGAAGGACGACGGTCAGGGCAACCAGTCCTTCGAGGCCGAGCGTTTCGCCAAGGTCGTCGAGCTGGTCATCACCGCGATGGACATCTCCATCTGCTTCGCCGACTTCCCGACCCAGAAGATCGGTGAGAACACCCGGGCCTTCCGCCAGCTCGGTATCGGCTACGCCAACCTCGGCGCCCTGCTGATGGCCACCGGTCACGCGTACGACTCCGACGGTGGCCGGGCCCTCGCCGGTGCGATCACCTCCCTGATGACGAGCACCTCGTACCGCCGCTCCGCCGAGCTGGCGGCCGTGGTGGGCCCGTACGACGGGTACGCGCGCAACGCCGAGCCGCACCAGCGGGTCATGCGGCAGCACGCCGACGCCAACACCAAGGCCATCCGCGTGGACGACCTGGACAGCACGATCTGGGCCGCCGCCACGGAGGCGTGGCAGGACGTGATCCGCCTGGGCGAGAAGAACGGCTTCCGCAACTCGCAGGCGTCGGTGATCGCCCCGACCGGCACCATCGGTCTGGCCATGTCCTGCGACACGACCGGCCTGGAGCCCGACCTGGCCCTGGTCAAGTTCAAGAAGCTCGTCGGCGGCGGCTCGATGCAGATCGTCAACGGCACCGTGCCGCAGGCCCTGCGTCGGCTCGGCTACCACGAGGAGCAGATCGAGGCGATCGTCGCCCACATCGCCGATCACGGCGTTGTCGTCGACGCTCCCGGTCTGAAGCAGGAGCACTACGAGGTGTTCGACTGCGCCATGGGCGAGCGCTCCATCTCCGCGATGGGCCATGTCCGCATGATGGCCGCTATCCAGCCGTGGATCTCCGGCGCTCTCTCCAAGACCGTGAACATGCCCGAGTCCGCCACCGTCGAAGAGGTCGAGGAGATCTACTTCGAGGCGTGGAAGCTGGGTGTGAAGGCGCTCGCGATCTACCGCGACAACTGCAAGGTCGGTCAGCCGCTCTCCGCGAAGAAGAAGGAGACCGCGAAGGCCGAGATCACCGAGAAGACCGAGGGCACGATCCGTGCCGCGGTCGAGAAGGTCGTCGAGTACCGCCCGGTGCGCAAGCGGCTCCCGAAGGGGCGTCCCGGCATCACCACGTCCTTCACCGTGGGCGGCGCCGAGGGTTACATGACCGCCAACTCCTACCCCGACGACGGGCTGGGCGAGGTCTTCCTCAAGATGTCCAAGCAGGGCTCGACCCTCGCGGGCATGATGGACGCCTTCTCCATCGCGGTCTCCGTCGGCCTCCAGTACGGGGTGCCGCTGGAGACGTACGTCTCGAAGTTCACCAACATGCGCTTCGAGCCCGCCGGGATGACCGACGACCCCGATGTCCGGATGGCGCAGTCGATCGTCGACTACATCTTCCGACGGCTCGCGCTGGACTTCCTGCCCTTCGAGACGCGCTCCGCGCTCGGCATCCACTCCGCCGAGGAGCGTCAGCGTCATCTGGAGACGGGCTCGTACGAGCCCACCGAGGACGAGGTCGACGTCGAGGGTCTGGCCCAGTCGGCACCCCGCCAGACGGAGCCCCTGAAGGCGGTCGTGACCCCCAAGGCGGAGTCGCCGGCCGTGCAGCCCGCTCCTCAGCAGGCGCACACCAGCGCCGAGCTGGTGGAGATGCAGCTCGGTATCCAGGCGGACGCACCGCTGTGCTTCTCCTGCGGGACGAAGATGCAGCGCGCCGGCTCGTGCTACATCTGCGAGGGATGCGGCTCGACCAGCGGTTGCAGCTGA
- the nrdR gene encoding transcriptional regulator NrdR: protein MHCPFCRHPDSRVVDSRTTDDGTSIRRRRQCPDCSRRFTTVETCSLMVVKRSGVTEPFSRTKVINGVRKACQGRPVTEDALAQLGQRVEEAVRATGSAELTTHDVGLAILGPLQELDLVAYLRFASVYRAFDSLEDFEAAITELREQPDRSPAAGAGAEAEATGRAAGRTADVPAPATAGG, encoded by the coding sequence ATGCACTGCCCCTTCTGCAGGCACCCCGACAGCCGTGTCGTCGACAGTCGTACGACCGACGACGGTACGTCGATCCGCCGACGCCGTCAGTGCCCGGACTGCTCCCGTCGTTTCACGACAGTGGAGACGTGCTCACTGATGGTGGTCAAGCGCAGCGGAGTCACCGAACCCTTCAGCCGGACGAAGGTCATCAACGGCGTGCGCAAGGCATGCCAGGGACGGCCCGTCACGGAGGACGCCCTCGCCCAGCTCGGCCAGCGGGTCGAGGAAGCGGTGCGGGCCACCGGGAGCGCCGAGCTGACCACCCACGACGTGGGACTGGCCATACTCGGGCCCTTGCAGGAACTCGACCTCGTCGCCTATCTGCGTTTCGCGTCCGTCTACCGGGCGTTCGATTCGCTGGAGGACTTCGAGGCCGCCATCACCGAGCTGCGGGAGCAGCCGGACCGCTCACCCGCCGCAGGCGCGGGGGCGGAGGCCGAGGCCACCGGGCGCGCGGCGGGGCGGACGGCGGACGTTCCCGCACCCGCCACGGCCGGCGGCTGA
- the lexA gene encoding transcriptional repressor LexA, with product MTTTANSATITAQDRTRGRLEAVHAMTDAATNPEGPKPARSLPGRPPGIRADSSGLTDRQRRVIEVIRDSVQRRGYPPSMREIGQAVGLSSTSSVAHQLMALERKGFLRRDPHRPRAYEVRGSDQSTAQPTDTAGKPAASYVPLVGRIAAGGPILAEESVEDVFPLPRQLVGDGELFVLKVVGDSMIEAAICDGDWVTVRRQPVAENGDIVAAMLDGEATVKRFKREDGHVWLLPHNSAYQPIPGDEATILGKVVAVLRRV from the coding sequence ATGACCACCACCGCAAACAGCGCCACGATCACCGCCCAGGACCGTACCCGGGGCCGACTTGAGGCGGTGCACGCCATGACAGACGCAGCCACGAACCCGGAGGGGCCCAAGCCCGCCCGCTCCCTTCCCGGGCGACCTCCAGGCATCCGCGCGGACAGCTCGGGCCTCACCGACCGGCAGCGCCGCGTCATCGAGGTGATCAGGGATTCCGTGCAGCGGCGGGGCTATCCGCCGTCCATGCGGGAGATCGGCCAGGCCGTGGGCCTCTCCAGCACCTCATCGGTGGCCCATCAGCTGATGGCCCTGGAGCGCAAGGGTTTCCTGCGCCGTGACCCCCACCGCCCGCGCGCGTACGAGGTACGGGGCTCCGACCAGTCGACCGCGCAGCCCACGGACACCGCGGGCAAGCCCGCCGCGTCGTACGTCCCGCTGGTCGGCCGGATCGCGGCCGGTGGCCCGATCCTCGCCGAGGAGTCCGTCGAGGATGTGTTCCCCCTCCCCCGGCAGCTCGTGGGTGACGGTGAGCTCTTCGTGCTCAAGGTCGTCGGTGACTCCATGATCGAGGCGGCCATCTGTGACGGTGACTGGGTGACCGTGCGTCGCCAGCCCGTCGCGGAGAACGGTGACATCGTCGCCGCGATGCTGGACGGCGAGGCGACCGTGAAGCGCTTCAAGCGCGAGGACGGCCACGTCTGGCTGCTGCCGCACAACTCCGCGTACCAGCCCATCCCCGGCGACGAGGCGACGATCCTCGGCAAGGTCGTGGCAGTACTCCGACGCGTCTGA
- a CDS encoding ATP-dependent DNA helicase has translation MTKPSLPDLLHAAVDAVGGTERPGQVTMAEAVAEAVDDGSHLLVQAGTGTGKSLGYLVPALAQGERVVVATATLALQRQLVERDLPRTVDALHPLLRRRPEFAMLKGRSNYLCLHRLHEGMPQDEEEGLFDQFEAAAPTSKLGQDLLRLRDWSGETENGDRDDLTPGVSDRAWAQVSVSSRECLGASRCAYGAECFAEMARERAKLAEVVVTNHALLAIDAIEGAPVLPPHEVLIVDEAHELVSRVTGVATGELTPGQVNRAVRRCAKLADEKVADQLQTAAEGFERVMELALPGRLEEVPEDLGYALMALRDAARNVIVALGSTRDKSVQDEDAVRKQAIASVETVHAVAERITLGSEYDVVWYERHDRFGASLRVAPLSVSGLLREKLFAERSVVLTSATLKLGGDFNGVGASLGLAPEGTATAEGDQPVWKGIDVGSPFDYPRQGILYVAKHLARPARDGDRADMLEELTDLIQSAGGRTLGLFSSMRAAQNAAEELRSRIPEYPILLQGEETLGELIKNFAADPRTCLFGTLSLWQGVDVPGPSCQLVVMDKIPFPRPDDPLMSARQKAVEEAGGNGFMAVAATHAALLMAQGAGRLVRASGDRGVVAVLDSRLATARYGRYLKSSLPEFWYTTDRNQVRRSLAAIDAAADDAK, from the coding sequence ATGACGAAGCCCTCACTCCCCGACCTCCTGCATGCCGCCGTCGACGCTGTCGGCGGTACGGAGCGCCCCGGCCAGGTGACCATGGCCGAAGCCGTCGCCGAAGCTGTCGACGACGGCTCCCACCTGCTGGTCCAGGCCGGTACCGGCACCGGAAAGTCCCTCGGCTATCTGGTCCCGGCCCTCGCCCAGGGCGAGCGTGTCGTCGTCGCCACAGCGACCCTGGCACTCCAGCGGCAGCTGGTGGAACGCGATCTTCCGCGTACGGTCGACGCGCTGCATCCGCTGCTGCGCCGCCGCCCCGAGTTCGCGATGCTGAAGGGCCGGTCGAACTACCTGTGTCTGCACCGGCTCCATGAGGGCATGCCGCAGGACGAGGAAGAGGGCCTCTTCGACCAGTTCGAGGCGGCGGCACCCACCAGCAAGCTCGGCCAGGACCTCCTGCGGCTGCGCGACTGGTCCGGCGAGACCGAGAACGGCGACCGCGACGACCTCACCCCGGGCGTCTCCGACCGTGCCTGGGCACAGGTCTCCGTATCGTCCCGGGAGTGCCTCGGCGCCTCACGCTGCGCGTACGGGGCGGAATGCTTCGCGGAGATGGCCCGGGAGCGCGCCAAGCTGGCCGAGGTCGTGGTCACCAACCACGCGCTGCTCGCCATCGACGCCATCGAGGGTGCCCCGGTGCTGCCGCCGCACGAGGTGCTGATCGTCGACGAGGCCCATGAGCTCGTCTCCCGGGTCACCGGTGTCGCCACGGGCGAGCTGACCCCCGGCCAGGTCAACCGTGCCGTCCGCCGCTGCGCGAAGCTCGCCGACGAGAAGGTCGCCGACCAGCTCCAGACCGCCGCCGAGGGCTTCGAACGGGTCATGGAGCTGGCGCTGCCGGGTCGTCTGGAGGAGGTCCCGGAGGACCTCGGATACGCGCTGATGGCCCTGCGGGACGCCGCGCGGAACGTCATCGTGGCGCTGGGCTCCACACGCGACAAGTCCGTGCAGGACGAGGACGCCGTCCGCAAACAGGCCATCGCCTCCGTCGAGACGGTCCACGCGGTCGCGGAGCGGATCACCCTGGGCTCCGAGTACGACGTGGTCTGGTACGAGCGGCACGACCGTTTCGGGGCCTCCCTGCGGGTCGCTCCGCTGTCGGTGTCCGGGCTGCTGAGGGAGAAGCTCTTCGCCGAACGCTCGGTGGTGCTCACCTCCGCGACACTCAAACTGGGTGGCGACTTCAACGGCGTGGGCGCCTCCCTCGGACTCGCGCCCGAGGGCACGGCGACCGCCGAGGGCGATCAGCCCGTCTGGAAGGGCATCGACGTCGGCTCGCCCTTCGACTACCCCAGGCAGGGCATCCTCTATGTCGCCAAGCATCTGGCCCGGCCCGCCCGTGACGGCGACCGCGCCGACATGCTGGAGGAGCTCACCGACCTGATCCAGTCCGCCGGTGGCCGCACCCTCGGGCTCTTCTCCTCGATGCGCGCCGCGCAGAACGCCGCCGAGGAACTGCGCTCGCGCATCCCCGAGTACCCGATCCTTCTCCAGGGCGAGGAGACACTGGGCGAGCTGATCAAGAACTTCGCGGCAGACCCCCGGACCTGTCTGTTCGGCACGCTGTCCCTCTGGCAGGGGGTCGATGTGCCGGGCCCGAGCTGCCAGCTCGTCGTCATGGACAAGATCCCCTTCCCGCGTCCCGACGACCCGCTGATGAGCGCGCGCCAGAAGGCGGTGGAGGAGGCGGGGGGCAACGGCTTCATGGCGGTGGCCGCCACCCACGCGGCGCTGCTGATGGCCCAGGGGGCGGGTCGTCTCGTCCGGGCCTCCGGCGACCGGGGGGTCGTCGCCGTCCTCGACTCCCGGCTCGCCACCGCTCGCTACGGCCGCTACCTCAAGTCGTCGCTGCCCGAGTTCTGGTACACCACGGACCGTAATCAGGTACGTCGCTCGCTCGCGGCGATCGACGCGGCGGCGGACGACGCCAAGTAG